In Anaerobacillus isosaccharinicus, one genomic interval encodes:
- the rnpA gene encoding ribonuclease P protein component, translating to MKKEYRVKKNDDISLIFKEGKSVANKQFVLYMLEKKEQNHLRLGVSVSKKLGNAVVRNRIKRLMREAVFQLSDELKQSYDYLLIARKPCVEMDFHEMKKSISHVFYRSFAFKKKGE from the coding sequence TTGAAAAAGGAATATCGTGTTAAAAAAAATGATGACATATCTCTGATCTTTAAAGAGGGGAAGTCTGTTGCTAACAAGCAGTTTGTTCTATATATGCTTGAAAAAAAGGAGCAAAATCATTTAAGGTTAGGTGTATCCGTTAGTAAAAAGCTTGGGAATGCAGTTGTACGAAATCGTATAAAGAGGTTAATGAGAGAAGCTGTTTTTCAACTTAGTGATGAGCTGAAACAATCCTATGATTATCTTCTTATTGCTAGGAAACCTTGTGTTGAAATGGACTTTCATGAAATGAAAAAAAGCATTTCTCACGTTTTTTATCGTAGCTTTGCTTTTAAAAAGAAAGGTGAGTAA
- the yidD gene encoding membrane protein insertion efficiency factor YidD: protein MKGMLIGIILFYQRYISRFTPPTCRFYPTCSHYGLEAIKSYGPIKGSWLTVKRLLKCHPFHPGGIDLVPEKKEDLSSNSHNKLN from the coding sequence ATTAAAGGTATGTTAATTGGGATTATTCTCTTTTATCAAAGGTATATTTCAAGATTTACACCTCCAACTTGCCGTTTTTATCCAACTTGCTCTCATTATGGTTTAGAAGCAATCAAAAGCTATGGCCCTATAAAAGGAAGTTGGTTAACTGTGAAACGTTTATTAAAATGTCATCCCTTTCATCCAGGGGGCATTGATTTAGTTCCGGAGAAAAAAGAAGACTTAAGTAGTAACAGTCATAATAAACTTAACTAG